A genomic segment from Aegilops tauschii subsp. strangulata cultivar AL8/78 chromosome 1, Aet v6.0, whole genome shotgun sequence encodes:
- the LOC109752553 gene encoding uncharacterized protein isoform X2 — MTSPSAPVLHRQILPRPLVPSCRVSPRTPASVAAQPSPSPRRIWRLPLLRSSLPPEGSPAELVAEDSKFVPLNAEDPMYGPPVIHCTEEMTKQTLWDAMHTEQPNVEAVKIMKSPQRICIFSGLTGEEMMMFINAFPETGLEQAAFAALVPNSAEKVLAEVIEEIMGDHEMLTGKNSA; from the exons ATGACTTCGCCGTCCGCCCCCGTCCTCCACCGCCAAATCCTGCCCAGACCCTTAGTACCCTCCTGCCGCGTCTCGCCCCGCACCCCCGCATCCGTCGCGGCgcagccgtcgccgtcgccgagGAGAATATGGCGCCTGCCCCTGCTCCGATCGTCGCTGCCTCCCGAAG GATCCCCGGCGGAGCTTGTAGCAGAGGACTCCAAGTTCGTGCCGCTGAACGCCGAGGACCCGATGTACGGACCGCCG GTGATTCATTGTACAGAAGAAATGACGAAACAAACTTTGTGGGATGCTATGCACACTGAGCAGCCTAATGTAGAAGCTGTCAAG ATTATGAAATCTCCGCAGAGAATATGCATCTTTTCTGGTCTGACCGGTGAGGAGATGATGATGTTCATCAACGCCTTCCCAGAAACAG GGTTGGAACAAGCCGCTTTCGCAGCACTTGTTCCCAACAGCGCAGAGAAGGTTCTTGCTGAGGTGATCGAGGAAATAATGGGTGACCATGAGATGCTG ACGGGAAAGAATTCAGCATGA
- the LOC109752553 gene encoding uncharacterized protein isoform X3, protein MTSPSAPVLHRQILPRPLVPSCRVSPRTPASVAAQPSPSPRRIWRLPLLRSSLPPEGSPAELVAEDSKFVPLNAEDPMYGPPALLLIGFDKSETVKIQEFLKELDGDFLKVIHCTEEMTKQTLWDAMHTEQPNVEAVKIMKSPQRICIFSGLTGEEMMMFINAFPETGLEQAAFAALVPNSAEKVLAEVIEEIMGDHEMLTGKNSA, encoded by the exons ATGACTTCGCCGTCCGCCCCCGTCCTCCACCGCCAAATCCTGCCCAGACCCTTAGTACCCTCCTGCCGCGTCTCGCCCCGCACCCCCGCATCCGTCGCGGCgcagccgtcgccgtcgccgagGAGAATATGGCGCCTGCCCCTGCTCCGATCGTCGCTGCCTCCCGAAG GATCCCCGGCGGAGCTTGTAGCAGAGGACTCCAAGTTCGTGCCGCTGAACGCCGAGGACCCGATGTACGGACCGCCG GCATTGTTGCTCATCGGATTCGATAAAAGCGAGACCGTCAAG ATTCAGGAGTTCCTAAAGGAGCTGGACGGTGATTTCCTCAAG GTGATTCATTGTACAGAAGAAATGACGAAACAAACTTTGTGGGATGCTATGCACACTGAGCAGCCTAATGTAGAAGCTGTCAAG ATTATGAAATCTCCGCAGAGAATATGCATCTTTTCTGGTCTGACCGGTGAGGAGATGATGATGTTCATCAACGCCTTCCCAGAAACAG GGTTGGAACAAGCCGCTTTCGCAGCACTTGTTCCCAACAGCGCAGAGAAGGTTCTTGCTGAGGTGATCGAGGAAATAATGGGTGACCATGAGATGCTG ACGGGAAAGAATTCAGCATGA
- the LOC109752553 gene encoding uncharacterized protein isoform X1, with protein sequence MTSPSAPVLHRQILPRPLVPSCRVSPRTPASVAAQPSPSPRRIWRLPLLRSSLPPEGSPAELVAEDSKFVPLNAEDPMYGPPALLLIGFDKSETVKVIHCTEEMTKQTLWDAMHTEQPNVEAVKIMKSPQRICIFSGLTGEEMMMFINAFPETGLEQAAFAALVPNSAEKVLAEVIEEIMGDHEMLTGKNSA encoded by the exons ATGACTTCGCCGTCCGCCCCCGTCCTCCACCGCCAAATCCTGCCCAGACCCTTAGTACCCTCCTGCCGCGTCTCGCCCCGCACCCCCGCATCCGTCGCGGCgcagccgtcgccgtcgccgagGAGAATATGGCGCCTGCCCCTGCTCCGATCGTCGCTGCCTCCCGAAG GATCCCCGGCGGAGCTTGTAGCAGAGGACTCCAAGTTCGTGCCGCTGAACGCCGAGGACCCGATGTACGGACCGCCG GCATTGTTGCTCATCGGATTCGATAAAAGCGAGACCGTCAAG GTGATTCATTGTACAGAAGAAATGACGAAACAAACTTTGTGGGATGCTATGCACACTGAGCAGCCTAATGTAGAAGCTGTCAAG ATTATGAAATCTCCGCAGAGAATATGCATCTTTTCTGGTCTGACCGGTGAGGAGATGATGATGTTCATCAACGCCTTCCCAGAAACAG GGTTGGAACAAGCCGCTTTCGCAGCACTTGTTCCCAACAGCGCAGAGAAGGTTCTTGCTGAGGTGATCGAGGAAATAATGGGTGACCATGAGATGCTG ACGGGAAAGAATTCAGCATGA
- the LOC109752552 gene encoding very-long-chain aldehyde decarbonylase GL1-10: protein MLPWATAAEAEAALGRAMTAAEALWFRWTAETSDYYLYCLNILFLLVVFTLAPLPVALLELRAPRAVGPYKLQPRVRLSRAEFLKCYGDVMRIFFLVIGPLQLVSYPAVKMVGIHTGLPLPSLGEMAAQLLVYFLVEDYLNYWIHRLLHGEWGYEKIHRIHHEYTAPIGFAAPYAHWAEVLILGIPSFAGPAIAPGHMITFWLWIILRQMEAIDTHSGFDFPFSLTKYIPFYGGAEYHDYHHYVGGQSQSNFASVFTYCDYLYGTDRGYRFHKAYLAKLKDLAPSDGEKEGADGFAYAKLD, encoded by the exons ATGCTCCcgtgggcgacggcggcggaggccgaggcggcgctggggcgcGCCATGACGGCCGCGGAGGCGCTGTGGTTCCGGTGGACCGCGGAGACGTCCGACTACTACCTCTACTGCCTCAacatcctcttcctcctcgtcgtctTCACGCTCGCGCCGCTCCCCGTCGCGCTCCTCGAGCTCCGCGCGCCGCGGGCCGTCGGGCCGTACAAGCTGCAGCCCCGGGTGCGGCTCTCGCGTGCCGAGTTCCTCAAGTGCTACGGGGACGTCATGCGCATCTTCTTCCTCGTCATCGGCCCGCTCCAGCTCGTCTCCTACCCCGCCGTCAAG ATGGTGGGAATCCACACCGGACTGCCGCTGCCGTCTCTGGGGGAGATGGCGGCACAGCTGCTGGTCTACTTCCTGGTTGAGGACTACCTCAACTACTGGATCCACCGGCTGCTGCACGGTGAGTGGGGCTATGAGAAGATCCACCGGATCCACCATGAGTACACCGCGCCCATTGGCTTTGCAGCGCCATACGCACACTGGGCAGAGGTGCTCATACTTGGCATCCCCTCCTTCGCTGGGCCAGCCATTGCACCAGGCCACATGATAACATTCTGGCTCTGGATTATACTTCGTCAGATGGAAGCCATTGACACACACAGCGG TTTTGATTTCCCATTCAGCCTGACAAAGTATATTCCATTCTATGGAGGAGCAGAATACCATGATTATCATCACTACGTTGGAGGCCAAAGCCAGAGCAATTTTGCTTCCGTTTTCACGTACTGTGATTACCTATATGGGACCGACAGA GGTTACAGATTCCACAAGGCTTACTTAGCAAAG TTGAAGGATCTGGCGCCAAGCGACGGCGAGAAAGAAGGTGCCGACGGATTCGCTTACGCAAAGTTGGATTAG